Within the Meiothermus sp. CFH 77666 genome, the region CAGCTCGAGGGGTGCGCCATTAGCCAGCAGGTGGGAGCCGTAGCTGTGCCGGAGGTCATGCACCCGGACGTGGGGGATTCCCAGTTTTTTCGCAACCCTGGTCAGCAGGTGAGCAGGGGCCCGGTATTCCAAAGGCTTATCCAGGTTGTTTCCGGCAAATACCCACATGCCCTGGGGTGGGTAGGCCCCCAGCTTCTCCCTCCACCAGTCCCGGTAGGCCCTCAGCCGCTCCAGCGTGGCCCTGGGGATGGGTACAGTCCGGGCGCTTGTGTGGGTCTTGGGGCCTGTAATGCGCCCAGCGCTGTAGGCCCTGGATACCTTGAGCACCCCGGCCTCGAGGTCTACATCCTGCCACTGCAAGCCCAGGGCCTCGCCCAGGCGCAACCCACAGGCCAGCATCAGGCGCAACGAGAGGGCGGTTCTGGGGTCACTGTGAGCGTCCAGGGCGGTGAGCAGGGCCTGCACCTCGTGGAGCTCGAGGGCCCTCCCTGCTTTGGCTTTGGCCTCACGGGGGGCTTTGATCTTCACCGGCGCTACCGGGTTCCGGTGGATGAGCTCCAGGCTCAGGGCTTCCTCAAAGATGGAGTGCAGCCGGGCTCGAGCCTGCCTTACGGTGCGGATACTGCACCGTTTGCCCAGGTCATCCAGGAGCTCCCGGATATGGGCAGGGGTCACATCCTTGAGGGGTCGGGCCCCCAGGGGGTCAGGGGCCTGGGGGTCTTTCAAGCTGGGCAGCACCAGGCCCAGTTCATAGCGGTAAGCCTCAGCCGTTCGGGGTCTGACCTCCTGGGTTCTGCGCTCGAGCCAGGCTTTCACAAAGCCGGTGACGGTCGTCCTGTCCCGGCTAAACTGCCCTCGCTCGGCTTTGGTCTTGACCTCACGGGCCAGGCGTTCCGCTTCCTGGGCAGTGTTGCCGTAGATGGAGATACGCACCCTTCTCCCGTTCTCAGGGATACTCAGGCGCACTTCATAGCGGCCATCCTTGCGCTTCCTGGGCTTATTGGTCAGCCTGGGCATGCTCCACCTCCAGGGCCTCGAGCCCCAACTCCACCACCCGGCCCCGTTCTTTGGCGCTCAGGGCGGCGAAACGGTCAATAACTGCCTTGTTTGCCCTAACCCGTATGTGCAGACTGACCTCCCCAGCCTCGAGGGGTTGCCAGCCCAGCGCGGCCAGACGCTTCTCTTTGGAGGGTCTGACCCTGTGTAGATGCTCACCTTTAGGCATAGCCCTACTATATCACGGGACAGAATAAAAGCGCACCTATCTCCATAAGTGCGCTTTTCCCTTCCTACCCTCTCACCGCTCGAGCATACGAGAGGGCCATGATGCCAAACCCGGTCGCCATGACTTCCTGCTCGTCTGGGCTGTTTCGGAGCTCGAGCAGCTTCTCCCACAGACCGGGCGGCTCCTGCGGGGGTGTAGGCAGGTCAGAAGGCCAGATGGTCAGGTCGGTATCGGCCTGCTCCTGGAGTAGCTGGGCCTGATCCAGAAAGGTTGCCCAGGGTTCAGGGTCAAAGCCTGGAATCACGTCCGGCCAGAGGGTTTGTACTGTGGCCTGGGGGTCTTGGCCTGCTTGCAGCAGCTTCTGAATGAACACCTCTTTGATGGGCTCCATAGCCCACAAGTGCATCTGGCAGTAGTGTTCGAACACGGCCCAGGCTTGCTGATGGGCCTTGTGGGTAGTAACCTCCAGCTTCTTGATTCTGGCTTCCATCACACCACCTTCTTTAGCTGGGCCTGCTCGAGGGTCAGGATGCGCTGCTCGAGGTCGCTCATCTCTGCCAGCCGCACCAGCACCCCGGCGGCCTGGGCGACGGCATGCACAGCCCTAAGCTGGGTCTGGGGGTCGGGGTCGGTTAGCAGGTGCTCGGCGGTTTTGAGGGCCTTCCTGAGCGCGGTTCCGGCCCTGGCGATGTCGTTGTTTTTGGTCGCTCTCATGGGCATAACTGCACTCCTGATAAGCGTGACCCCCCAGGGGGGTCACTGCTGCTTCTCGCGGAAGTAGTACGGCAGATACACGGCAACCTCAGCTAAGAGCTTCACGTCCTTGAAGTAGCCCTCGAGGGCGCTGCGCTTCTCCTGGGGCAGCCTGGCGGCGATGACTCTCTCCCGGAGGTTTACGTGCTCGGGCATGTTCAGGTGGCTGTTTACCAGGTGCTCGGGTACGCCCCGGTGTTTGAGATAGAGCCGGGCCCAGTTCGAGGTCAACAGGTCGGCCAGGGGCAACAGACCCAGTTCCAGGGCTTCCCCGGCCAGTCGGGTCAGGGTGATGGGGAGGTCGGCTACAGGGGTTACGCCCAGGAAAGACTCGGCATCCTGCCTTGCAGCGAGGACCTGAACGTCGTTTATGGGCTCCGGGGTCAGGCTGGAGGGGAGGGTCTGCATGGCCTGGAGGCGGGCCTGGAAGCTGTTTTTTAATTCTTCGATGCGGTTCCGAAGCTCGGCCTTGAGCTCCAGGAGCCGGGCGGCCTTGTAGTCGGCGCGGAGCCGCTCATCCTTCTGGAGGGCGTTGGCCTGGGCCTGGAAGCGCTCGAGGGCGGCCTCAGCGTCCTGAAGGATGCCCAGCACAAAGCGCTCGGTGCTGGGGGTCATGTCCTTGGCGATGGTGCGGATCTCGTTCTCAAGGTTGGCAGGGTTAGCGAACTTGGTCATGATGATTCTCCTTGTTCAGGGTTGAACAACATCTAGGGTTTGGGGTCGGGGGGTGGAGGGGTAGATGGGCCTGATACGGGCCATGCGCTCCAGGCGCGGGGGGTTGCCAGGCCACTGGGCATGTACTTCTACGCTGTGGGAAGGGTAGGGGTACAGCCGCTCGAGCTTCTTGAGCATCTCGTCCAGCCAGTCCTCCAGGGTCAGGCTGGGCATGCCGGAAAACCTGCTATGGGCCTCCAGGGCCTCACTGAGGGGTAGCACCGTCACCAGGACGGTCACATCGTCCACCACCACCCGTAGCAGGGGCGGGCGGTAGGTATCCAGCTTGGTTGCCAGTTTGGGCAAATGAGGGCGAAGGGCTTGCCAGTGGTTCATAACTCCACCTCGAGATTTGATGAAGTGGGAGGATTTGATGAAGTGGGCACTTCATCAAATCCTTCGCTGTCCTGGACGCTATTTTCCCCATTTGATGAAGTGTTTCTGGTAGCAAGTGGCTCTAACGGTGAATGAACTTTATTGTTGATGCCGGGTATCAGTTCATCAAATAGGGGTTTTACCGTCTCAGACGGGATTTCATTTGATGAAGTCCCGACTTCATCAAATAGCTTTGAGTTCATCAAATCCGGCAATAAGGTGTAGCCTAGCGGGTTACCGCGACCGCCCAGGTGTTGCACTGCCAGGCGCGGCCCCAGGTCGGCCTCGAGCTCCTTGAGCGCTGAAGCGGCCCAGCGTTCAGTGCAATTGGCCTTTTGAACGGCAATAGTTAGAAGGTGCTGCCGGTTTATGGGCACACCCTGGGCCAGCTTGAGGGCCTGGAGCATGGCAACCTTGGCCTTGTCAATCAGGGACGAAGCCTCTGGCAAGGCGACCACATAGGCACGGGCGACGGTGTCCAGGTTCTCCAGCGCAATTGAAAAACCTACCGGAGCCGGCTCTGGGGCATAGCTCATTTTGGTACAGGTCAGCCGCAGGACATCCGCGCCATTGACTTCTTTGGGCGGGACGCGGTCTAGAGCAAACACCGCTCGGGGGGCGAAACCCTTAGCTGCGCTGCCGTAGGCCCCCCTTCCTGCTACCGTTTCGCCCGGCTGGAGTTTTCCCACATGGTCAAGCAGCAAAATGGACACATCCAAAGCCTTGGCGAGCCCGGCCAGGCCCGTCAAGGCGGCCTGTACGTGGTGAGCCTTCATAATATCCAGGCCCAAAAATGCGGACGCGAAGGTGTCCAGCACGATAAGCGTGAAGCCGTGGCAAATTTCGTCAGCCAGGGCGTCCACATCCTCAGGGGTTAAGCCCCCAGTAATCGCGCGGAGCTCGATTTTATCGCGGCTAGCATCCGGGTAGCCGTTTAGGAATCGATTAACCCAGGTCTGGTAGCCAAAGCCGGTCGGGTCATCCGCGTCCAGGATGAGCACCCGGCCCGGCCTGACGGCCCGGCCCAGGAAGTGACCCTGCTCACGGGCTACCTGAACAGCCAAATAGCTTGCGAGGCGGGTTTTCCCGACCCCGGGCGGGGCAAACACCAGGCTCACATGACCCAGTGGGAAAAGTCTATCAACGGCCCAGGTAGGCTGCGGAACCCTTTGGGGGAAGGTCAGAGGGGCAAATGGCATCATTCCACCTCCCAGCCGGATTTTTTGTGCCATTGACCGCGCTGCGATTTTTGAGGTTCCCGATCCGGCAGCTCGAGGGGGTTCAAGGCCCCCTTCGCAAGCGCACGGCGGGCGGTCGTTTCGGCCTCCCTCACCTCCAGCCCGGCGGCGGCGGCAGCCTGGATGAGCTCCTGGAGGGCCTTCTCGAGGTCAAGGCCCAGGGCCTCGAGCCTTCCGAGTCCATAGGCAGCCCGTGCTAGCACGTTGTTACGGTTGCCCACCGGTGCGGTGGAAACCTCGGCAATGGCGCGGGCAAGGGCGGCCTCGACGTAGGCCCTCTCGCGGTTTTTTGCGTCCGGGCGTTGCCAGCGAGGCACATCGTCGCCCTGGTTATGGGGATCGAGCGCGGCGATGCCATGCTGGGCGACGAGGCGGACTTCAGCAGCGC harbors:
- a CDS encoding AAA family ATPase, coding for MAQKIRLGGGMMPFAPLTFPQRVPQPTWAVDRLFPLGHVSLVFAPPGVGKTRLASYLAVQVAREQGHFLGRAVRPGRVLILDADDPTGFGYQTWVNRFLNGYPDASRDKIELRAITGGLTPEDVDALADEICHGFTLIVLDTFASAFLGLDIMKAHHVQAALTGLAGLAKALDVSILLLDHVGKLQPGETVAGRGAYGSAAKGFAPRAVFALDRVPPKEVNGADVLRLTCTKMSYAPEPAPVGFSIALENLDTVARAYVVALPEASSLIDKAKVAMLQALKLAQGVPINRQHLLTIAVQKANCTERWAASALKELEADLGPRLAVQHLGGRGNPLGYTLLPDLMNSKLFDEVGTSSNEIPSETVKPLFDELIPGINNKVHSPLEPLATRNTSSNGENSVQDSEGFDEVPTSSNPPTSSNLEVEL
- a CDS encoding tyrosine-type recombinase/integrase, with product MPRLTNKPRKRKDGRYEVRLSIPENGRRVRISIYGNTAQEAERLAREVKTKAERGQFSRDRTTVTGFVKAWLERRTQEVRPRTAEAYRYELGLVLPSLKDPQAPDPLGARPLKDVTPAHIRELLDDLGKRCSIRTVRQARARLHSIFEEALSLELIHRNPVAPVKIKAPREAKAKAGRALELHEVQALLTALDAHSDPRTALSLRLMLACGLRLGEALGLQWQDVDLEAGVLKVSRAYSAGRITGPKTHTSARTVPIPRATLERLRAYRDWWREKLGAYPPQGMWVFAGNNLDKPLEYRAPAHLLTRVAKKLGIPHVRVHDLRHSYGSHLLANGAPLELVSERMGHANPNITLGVYRHLLQHERQGFVIDPEDLLQPRAQA